The Primulina eburnea isolate SZY01 chromosome 6, ASM2296580v1, whole genome shotgun sequence genome contains a region encoding:
- the LOC140835507 gene encoding homeobox-leucine zipper protein HOX22-like: MSTTKRSKNKSRRFSDEQIKSLETMFDSESRPELRLKMNLANKLGLQPRQVGIWFQNKRARSKSKHIENEYAMLKTKFDALSSQFDILRKENQTMLIQLQRLRNMAGQKDDEVQDKYQDPIKTATSAKPEILRAHNNELFLPSSYDAGKTVDYMEETDFLNVADGAQDSLTSPDNGCSFDSCTFLDNPGCCSQWWDF; this comes from the exons ATGTCTACTACTAAGAGGAGCAAAAACAAGAGCAGACGGTTTAGTGATGAACAGATCAAGTCTTTGGAGACGATGTTCGACTCAGAATCGAGGCCAGAGCTACGCCTGAAAATGAACTTGGCTAACAAGCTTGGGCTGCAGCCTAGACAAGTTGGCATTTGGTTCCAGAACAAAAGGGCCAGATCGAAATCCAAGCATATCGAGAACGAATACGCCATGCTTAAAACAAAGTTCGATGCGTTGTCTTCCCAGTTCGATATTTTGAGGAAAGAGAATCAAACCATGCTCATCCAG CTGCAGAGGCTTAGGAATATGGCTGGCCAAAAAGATGATGAGGTACAAGACAAATACCAGGATCCCATCAAGACAGCAACTTCTGCGAAGCCCGAAATTCTACGAGCTCATAACAATGAGCTTTTCTTGCCCTCGTCTTATGATGCAGGCAAAACAGTTGATTACATGGAGGAGACTGATTTTCTGAATGTGGCAGACGGTGCACAAGATTCATTAACATCACCGGATAATGGATGCAGCTTCGATTCTTGTACATTTCTTGATAATCCTGGCTGCTGCTCACAGTGGTGGGACTTCTAA
- the LOC140834658 gene encoding uncharacterized protein — MASLSSPPFRSSLSSSAPSPLRNSQPLTNAKSIPSTIQHLSFPSSKTLFPSFKPFKFAASSSTTAVETDSSLESLKSRLKKGETIYGIFLLTFSPTIAEIAGLAGYDFAVVDMEHGHGGISDALPCLRALAAANTAAILRLPESSAAWAKKALDLGPQGIMFPMIDSPKSARKAVSYCLFPPKGVRGSAHPIVRASGYGIDEGYLSNYEEELLIMCQVECEDGVKKIDEIASVDGVDCIQMGPLDLSASMGYLWDPGNKKVKEVLREAEKAVLKAGKAHLSGFVMPHDGAEELQRRGYHMVAGAADVGLFRSAAVEDVKKFKKAANLAKQKHDEEKEKNEDDEEKYWSE; from the coding sequence ATGGCGTCCCTATCGTCTCCTCCATTCCGCAGCTCTCTTTCTTCTTCTGCACCGTCACCTCTGAGAAATTCTCAACCACTCACCAATGCCAAATCCATCCCCTCAACAATTCAACACCTTTCATTTCCATCATCGAAAACCCTATTTCCGAGTTTCAAACCCTTCAAATTCGCCGCCTCTTCCTCCACCACAGCCGTCGAAACCGACTCTTCATTGGAGTCTCTCAAATCCCGCCTCAAGAAAGGAGAAACCATCTATGGCATCTTCCTCCTCACATTTTCGCCTACCATTGCCGAGATCGCCGGCTTGGCTGGCTACGACTTCGCCGTTGTGGACATGGAGCACGGTCATGGAGGAATCTCCGATGCACTTCCTTGCCTCCGTGCCCTCGCCGCCGCCAACACCGCAGCCATCCTCCGCCTTCCAGAGTCCTCAGCCGCCTGGGCCAAAAAAGCCCTCGACCTCGGTCCTCAAGGGATCATGTTCCCCATGATCGATAGTCCCAAATCAGCCCGCAAAGCTGTCTCATACTGTCTATTTCCTCCTAAAGGCGTCCGCGGGTCGGCCCACCCGATTGTTCGGGCCTCGGGCTACGGCATTGACGAAGGGTATCTAAGCAACTACGAAGAGGAGTTGTTGATAATGTGCCAGGTGGAATGCGAAGATGGCGTGAAGAAAATCGATGAAATCGCGTCAGTGGACGGCGTTGATTGCATACAGATGGGGCCGCTGGACTTGAGCGCAAGCATGGGGTATTTATGGGACCCAGGGAACAAGAAAGTGAAGGAGGTACTGCGGGAAGCAGAGAAGGCTGTGCTCAAAGCAGGTAAAGCACATTTATCTGGTTTCGTGATGCCGCATGACGGGGCGGAGGAGTTGCAGCGAAGAGGGTATCACATGGTGGCGGGGGCGGCGGATGTGGGTTTGTTTAGAAGTGCGGCGGTGGAGGatgtgaagaaattcaagaaggcTGCTAATTTAGCGAAACAGAAGCATGACGAGGAGAAGGAGAAGAACGAAGATGACGAGGAGAAATACTGGAGTGAATGA
- the LOC140834659 gene encoding early nodulin-like protein 8, with protein sequence MAHLSKLPRFINFFQLSILFLASIQTRVLGNTYKVGDLDSWGIPTSSNPLIYNIWSKNHNLKMGDSLFFLYPPSRDSVIQVRDVESYNSCNLKDPILHLNNGNSLFNITKPGDFYFISGVEGHCEKSQKLHIFVYGNGSYPISSAPAPDSAAAPSYPTVFGSIPVPASASSFLKIPVFMISAAIISSYMP encoded by the exons ATGGCTCATCTCTCAAAGCTTCCAAGATTCATAAATTTCTTTCAACTTTCCATTCTTTTTCTTGCATCAATCCAAACAAGAGTATTGGGCAATACGTACAAAGTTGGAGATTTAGATTCATGGGGGATTCCCACTTCTTCAAATCCACTAATCTACAACATATGGTCAAAAAATCACAATCTCAAGATGGGAGACTCCCTCT TTTTCTTGTACCCTCCAAGTCGAGATTCGGTCATCCAAGTCAGAGATGTTGAATCCTACAACAGTTGCAATCTGAAAGATCCAATCTTGCACCTGAACAATGGCAACTCCTTATTCAATATCACGAAGCCCGGAGATTTTTACTTCATCAGTGGAGTCGAAGGGCACTGTGAAAAATCACAGAAGCTTCACATTTTCGTATATGGGAATGGATCTTATCCAATTTCATCTGCGCCGGCACCCGATTCTGCTGCTGCTCCCTCTTATCCTACTGTCTTTGGCTCCATTCCAGTCCCGGCTTCTGCTTCGTCATTCCTCAAGATTCCCGTCTTTATGATTTCTGCTGCAATTATTTCTTCTTATATGCCATAA
- the LOC140833551 gene encoding probable trehalase, translated as MRGLLASKMYDTAKGIVYNLISLAHESGYVLNGARLYYTNRSQPPLSSPMVIDIYDRTGDKELDAPDRKGQNADSG; from the exons ATGAG GGGATTGTTAGCAAGTAAAATGTACGACACTGCAAAAGGGATTGTCTATAATCTTATTTCCCTTGCACATGAATCTGGTTATGTTCTGAATGGTGCAAGGTTATATTACACTAATAGGAG TCAACCTCCTCTCTCGAGTCCAATGGTCATAGATATATACGATCGGACAGGTGATAAGGAGTTGGATGCACCGGATCGGAAGGGACAAAATGCTGATTCGGGTTAA
- the LOC140834660 gene encoding beta-amylase 1, chloroplastic-like isoform X1 → MATRSPSAPSFSAPSNHLLFLQPLSIRVGPKFPSRVLERPAITCRLNPSSDGELVYELNYSHRRRVGSFPVYVTLPADAVGPTAQTMRRKKAMAQSFRALAAAGVEGVVMEVWWGLVEREFPRIYDWRGYLEIVLLAKRFGLKVRAMMAFHQCGSDPADPSWIPLPRWVLEEMDKDPDVAYVDRFGRRNMEYISLGCDILPILHGRSPIQAYADLMRNFRETFRSFFGGVITGIQVGLGPGGELRYPSCPSQKLTWAWRPRELGEFQFYDKYMLASLNACAHEIGMREWEGRGPIGATDLMQNPENKEFFRDDGAWKTPYGEFFLQWYSEMLLQHGERICREAETIFRGNEVNMSGKVAGIHWHYGTQSHSSQLTSGYYNTSIRDGFLPIARMFGRYGFTLCCPCFDMRDAEEQQTNPVSKPESFLKQLLLDARVCDVPLAGENSSRNLDDESFKQVLKMSKLYSDGLETPSFSFNLVRMDKSLFEYRNWVSFTSFVRQMSNVKMSQAGLDFGGGETTLSSPSAFLAGAILAS, encoded by the exons ATGGCGACGCGGTCGCCATCGGCTCCCAGCTTCTCTGCCCCCTCGAATCACCTGCTTTTCTTACAGCCCCTTTCGATACGGGTCGGGCCGAAATTTCCTTCTCGAGTCCTGGAGAGACCTGCGATCACCTGCCGCCTCAACCCCTCGTCCGATGGCGAGCTGGTGTACGAGCTTAATTACAGCCATCGCCGCCGTGTGGGTTCATTCCCGGTTTACGTTACGCTGCCAGCGGACGCCGTGGGGCCCACAGCGCAAACCATGAGGAGGAAGAAGGCGATGGCGCAGTCGTTCCGGGCGCTAGCGGCGGCGGGTGTGGAGGGGGTGGTGATGGAGGTTTGGTGGGGGCTGGTGGAGAGGGAGTTTCCAAGAATTTATGACTGGCGAGGGTATTTGGAAATCGTTTTATTGGCTAAGCGTTTCGGGCTGAAAGTACGGGCGATGATGGCGTTTCACCAATGCGGGTCGGATCCGGCGGATCCCAGCTG GATTCCTCTCCCTCGATGGGTACTTGAGGAAATGGATAAAGATCCAGATGTTGCATATGTTGATAGATTTGGGAGGAGGAATATGGAATATATTTCTCTAGGATGCGACATTTTACCTATTCTACATGGAAGATCACCTATTCAAGCATATGCTGATCTCATGAGGAACTTCAGAGAAACGTTCAGATCATTTTTTGGTGGTGTTATAACG GGGATTCAAGTTGGGCTAGGTCCTGGAGGTGAATTAAGATATCCATCATGCCCTTCTCAGAAGCTTACATGGGCTTGGCGCCCTCGCGAACTTGGTGAATTTCAATTCTATGATAAG TATATGCTTGCATCTCTGAATGCTTGCGCCCATGAAATAGGAATGCGTGAATGGGAAGGTAGAGGGCCCATTGGTGCCACTGATTTAATGCAAAATCCAGAAAATAAAGAATTTTTCAGAGACGATGGTGCATGGAAGACACCATACGGAGAGTTCTTCCTTCAGTGGTACTCAGAAATGCTGCTTCAACATGGGGAAAGGATTTGCAGAGAAGCGGAGACTATATTCAGGGGTAATGAAGTTAACATGTCCGGAAAAGTGGCTGGGATTCATTGGCATTATGGCACCCAATCTCATTCATCTCAGTTAACATCTGGATACTACAACACCTCAATTAGAGACGGCTTTCTACCAATTGCTCGCATGTTTGGTAGGTATGGTTTTACGCTGTGTTGTCCATGTTTTGACATGCGGGATGCTGAAGAACAGCAGACTAATCCAGTTAGTAAAcctgaaagttttctcaaacaACTTCTGCTGGATGCACGAGTTTGTGACGTTCCATTGGCGGGAGAAAATTCTTCTAGAAATTTGGACGATGAATCATTCAAACAGGTGTTGAAAATGTCCAAGTTATACTCAGATGGACTTGAAACACCTTCGTTTTCTTTCAACTTGGTTAGAATGGACAAAAGTTTGTTCGAATATCGTAATTGGGTAAGTTTTACAAGTTTTGTAAGACAAATGTCCAATGTCAAAATGTCTCAAGCCGGCTTAGATTTTGGTGGCGGCGAGACGACCCTTTCTTCTCCTTCTGCCTTTTTAGCTGGAGCTATTCTTGCATCGTAG
- the LOC140834660 gene encoding beta-amylase 1, chloroplastic-like isoform X2, with translation MRRKKAMAQSFRALAAAGVEGVVMEVWWGLVEREFPRIYDWRGYLEIVLLAKRFGLKVRAMMAFHQCGSDPADPSWIPLPRWVLEEMDKDPDVAYVDRFGRRNMEYISLGCDILPILHGRSPIQAYADLMRNFRETFRSFFGGVITGIQVGLGPGGELRYPSCPSQKLTWAWRPRELGEFQFYDKYMLASLNACAHEIGMREWEGRGPIGATDLMQNPENKEFFRDDGAWKTPYGEFFLQWYSEMLLQHGERICREAETIFRGNEVNMSGKVAGIHWHYGTQSHSSQLTSGYYNTSIRDGFLPIARMFGRYGFTLCCPCFDMRDAEEQQTNPVSKPESFLKQLLLDARVCDVPLAGENSSRNLDDESFKQVLKMSKLYSDGLETPSFSFNLVRMDKSLFEYRNWVSFTSFVRQMSNVKMSQAGLDFGGGETTLSSPSAFLAGAILAS, from the exons ATGAGGAGGAAGAAGGCGATGGCGCAGTCGTTCCGGGCGCTAGCGGCGGCGGGTGTGGAGGGGGTGGTGATGGAGGTTTGGTGGGGGCTGGTGGAGAGGGAGTTTCCAAGAATTTATGACTGGCGAGGGTATTTGGAAATCGTTTTATTGGCTAAGCGTTTCGGGCTGAAAGTACGGGCGATGATGGCGTTTCACCAATGCGGGTCGGATCCGGCGGATCCCAGCTG GATTCCTCTCCCTCGATGGGTACTTGAGGAAATGGATAAAGATCCAGATGTTGCATATGTTGATAGATTTGGGAGGAGGAATATGGAATATATTTCTCTAGGATGCGACATTTTACCTATTCTACATGGAAGATCACCTATTCAAGCATATGCTGATCTCATGAGGAACTTCAGAGAAACGTTCAGATCATTTTTTGGTGGTGTTATAACG GGGATTCAAGTTGGGCTAGGTCCTGGAGGTGAATTAAGATATCCATCATGCCCTTCTCAGAAGCTTACATGGGCTTGGCGCCCTCGCGAACTTGGTGAATTTCAATTCTATGATAAG TATATGCTTGCATCTCTGAATGCTTGCGCCCATGAAATAGGAATGCGTGAATGGGAAGGTAGAGGGCCCATTGGTGCCACTGATTTAATGCAAAATCCAGAAAATAAAGAATTTTTCAGAGACGATGGTGCATGGAAGACACCATACGGAGAGTTCTTCCTTCAGTGGTACTCAGAAATGCTGCTTCAACATGGGGAAAGGATTTGCAGAGAAGCGGAGACTATATTCAGGGGTAATGAAGTTAACATGTCCGGAAAAGTGGCTGGGATTCATTGGCATTATGGCACCCAATCTCATTCATCTCAGTTAACATCTGGATACTACAACACCTCAATTAGAGACGGCTTTCTACCAATTGCTCGCATGTTTGGTAGGTATGGTTTTACGCTGTGTTGTCCATGTTTTGACATGCGGGATGCTGAAGAACAGCAGACTAATCCAGTTAGTAAAcctgaaagttttctcaaacaACTTCTGCTGGATGCACGAGTTTGTGACGTTCCATTGGCGGGAGAAAATTCTTCTAGAAATTTGGACGATGAATCATTCAAACAGGTGTTGAAAATGTCCAAGTTATACTCAGATGGACTTGAAACACCTTCGTTTTCTTTCAACTTGGTTAGAATGGACAAAAGTTTGTTCGAATATCGTAATTGGGTAAGTTTTACAAGTTTTGTAAGACAAATGTCCAATGTCAAAATGTCTCAAGCCGGCTTAGATTTTGGTGGCGGCGAGACGACCCTTTCTTCTCCTTCTGCCTTTTTAGCTGGAGCTATTCTTGCATCGTAG